DNA sequence from the Oncorhynchus gorbuscha isolate QuinsamMale2020 ecotype Even-year unplaced genomic scaffold, OgorEven_v1.0 Un_scaffold_656, whole genome shotgun sequence genome:
ttacccccatactctcctttcctaAAAACCCGATAAAGGAATTTGTCtccacatggaggtggaaggtatatgataggctccctcacgaacaagccacccttctccaggccatggatgacgcatgcaatgacatcccggcagaccagtgtcaggcctggattcgcccaaagattcttcccaagatggTTGGCTCATGAAAACATCCATTGAAATGTGGATGAGAACCTAtggccaaatccacaagacagggttgagggaaatatagaagtacagtaatcaatcctttgttttgctttttacagtaagccaggtgaggaacactgcagtgatgttttacagtaagccaggtgaggaacactgcagtgatgttttacagtaagccaggtgaggaacactgcaggtgATGTTTTACAGATGAGGAACActttgttttacagtaagccaggtgaggaacactgcagtgatgttttacagtaagccaggtgaggaacactgcagtgatgttttacagtaagccaggtgaggaacactgcagtgatgttttacagtaagcccggtgaggaacactgcagtgatgttttacagtaagccaggtgaggaacactgcagtgatgttttacagtaagcccagtgaggaacactgcagtgatgttttacagtaagccaggggaggaacactgcagtgatgttttacagtaagccaggtgaggaacactgcagtgatgttttacagtaagcccggtgaggaacactgcagtttgttaggtaggtaggtaggtgtgtgtgtgtgtgtgtgtgtgtgtgtgtgtgtgtgtgtgtgtgtgtgtgtgtgtgtgtgtgtgtgtgtgtgtgtgtgtgtgtgtgtgtgtgtgtgtgtgtgtgtgtgtgtgtgtgtgtgtgtgtgtgtgcgtaaatcAGTAACTACCTGTGTTTTCCTTCTCCTGAATTATTCACAGCCATGTGGTTTTGTAGGTAGCACAGGCTGCTTTGACCACAGCACTTCAAGTATCAGTAAGGTAAGTAGGtaggtggtaggtaggtaggtaggtaggtaggtaggtaggtaggtaggtaggtaggtaggtaggtaggtaggtaggtaggtaggtaggtaggtaggtaggtaggtaggtaggtaggtaggtaggatagatagatagatagatagatagatagatagatagatagatagatagatagatagatagatagataggtgtgtgtgtgtgtgtgtgtgtgtgtgtgtgtgtgtgtgtgtgtgtgtgtgtgtgtgtgtgtgtgtgtgtgtgtgtgtgtgtgtgtgtgtgtgtgtgtgtgtgtgtgtgtgtgtgtgtgtgtgtgtgtgtgtgtgtgtgtgtgtgtgtgtgtgtgtgtgtgtgtgtgtgtgtgtgtgtgtgtgtgtgataccttCATGCGTGGGAGTAGTTAATTATTAAGAACAACGAGGAGCTGGACTCTGTTCCCAAGGTGATGGAACCAGGAAATGGCACCTACCAAATAAAGCATTACCTTAACAGTAGTCAGGCAGACAGTAGTCAGGCAGACAGTAGTCAGGCAGACAGTAGTCAGGCAGatagggaggtgagggaaaaaTAGTTTGTCTGCCATTGGTGTTGCTCGTCGCCGTGTCAGTGAGAAGAAACCACAGATCAAATATCAGGAAGACATCATGAAGGTGGACGACAAGTTTCAAATTCTGAAATTCTTCGCAGCAGTTTTCAACTCTGTTTTCTTGGTAAGAACAAAAAAAGATGGAGAATTCAACcaaaccctaatcttaaccagcTAGCGTTCCTCATCTGAATGTTCTAAAAACGATCCAGAGATGAGGCTTTGCCTCTCGACATGGGGGTTTCATGTACTACATATGAAGTGACATGCAGCATTCTGAATCCTCTACACAGATTCTGGGGCTCTGTATCTTTGGATGTGCGGTGTGGATATTGTTTGACAAGGACAATTTCATTGCAATTCTCAGCTCTGGTAAGTTATACTGGACAGAGAATTGGCATTTGTCACATTTCAGAGTTTCTATATTAACTCAAATGTTATGAGAGAGACAAGGGTGTGATTGTTCCTCTGAAAACacacctgtgtgtttgtgtgtgtgtgtgtgtgtgtgtgtgtgtgtgtgtgtgtgtgtgtgtgtgtgtgtgtgtgtgtgtgtgtgtgtgtgtgtgtgtgtgtgtgtgtgtgtgtgtgtgtgtgtgtgtgtgtgtgtgtgtgtgtgtgtgtgtgtgtgtgtgtgtgtgtgtgtgtgtgtgtgcgagtgatgtgtgcgtgcgtgcgtgcgtgcgtgtgtgtgtgtgtagttgaggTGAAGACTGTAGCTGGGGGACTGTTCATCATTGGTCTAGTGGTGGTTGGTGTCACTATCCTGGGGTGTATGGGAGCCCAACTGGAGAACAGGTGCTTCCTACTACTGGTGAGTGGTCTCGTTAcggtcataaggtgaatgcaccaatttgtaagtcgctctggataagagcgtctgctaaatgacttaaatgtaaatgtaaacacacacacacacacacacacacacacacacacacacacacacacacacacacacacacacacacacacacacacacacacacacacacacacacacacacacacacacacacacacacacacacacacacacacacacacacacacacacacacacgtgactcATCCTTAAGCTCCTAGTGTAGTGTTTGTGGTGATCTAACTGATTTGAGTCaactctctgtctttcctctcagTATATGGGCTTCCTGATCTGCATCATCCTTGGTCAGCTGTTTGTCACCTTCATCATTTTGTTAAATCATGGAAAGGTATGTCCAGGACCAAGCATTAAGCATCTCAGAGAAAATGGGCTGTATTAACATGTTGTTGCatagtactatgataactgctttgtttctacacagagacagacagacagacagtactatgataactgctttgttcctacacacagacagacagacagtactatgataactgctttgtttctacacagacagacagacagacagacagacagacagacagacagacagacagacagacagacagacagacagacagacagacagacagacagacagacagacagacagacagacagacagtactatgataactgctttgtttctacacagagacagacagacagtactatgataactgctttgtttctacacagagacagacagtactatgataactgctttgtttctacacacagacagacagtactatgataactgctttgtttctacacagagacagacagacagtactatgataactgctttgtttctacacagagacagacagacagtactatgataactgctttgtttctacacagagacagacagacagtactatgataactgctttgtttctacacagagacagacagacagtactatgataactgctttgtttctacacagagacagacagacagtactatgataactgctttgtttctacacagagacagacagacagacagtactatgataactgctttgtttctacacagacagacagacagacagacagacagtactatgataactgctttgtttctacacagagacagacagacagtactatgataactgttttgtttctacacagagacagacagtactatgataactgctttgtttctacacacagacagacagtactatgataactgctttgtttctacacagagacagacagacagtactatgataactgctttgtttctacacagacagacagacagtactatgataactgctttgtttctacacagagacagacagacagtactatgataactgctttgtttctacacagagacagacagacagtactatgataactgctttgtttctacacagagacagacagacagtactatgataactgctttgtttctacacagagacagacagacagtactatgataactgctttgtttctacacagacagacagacagacagacagacagacagtactatgataactgctttgtttctacacacagacagacagacagtactatgataactgctttgtttctacacagacagacagacagacagacagtactatgataactgctttgtttctacacagagacagacagacagtactatgataactgctttgtttctacacagacagacagacagtactatgataactgctttgtttctacacagagacagacagacagtactatgataactgctttgtttctacacagagacagacagacagtactatgataactgctttgtttctacacagagacagacagacagtactatgataactgctttgtttctacacagagacagacagacagtactatgataactgctttgtttctacacagagacagacagacagtactatgataactgctttgtttctacacagagacagacagacagacagtactatgataactgctttgtttctacacacagacagacagacagtactatgataactgctttgtttctacacacagacagacagacagtactatgataactgctttgtttctacacagacagacagacagtactatgataactgctttgtttctacacagagacagacagacagtactatgataactgctttgtttctacacagagacagacagacagtactatgataactgctttgtttctacacagagacagacagacagtactatgataactgctttgtttctacacagagacagacagacagtactatgataactgctttgtttctacacagacagacagacagacagacagacagacagacagacagacagacagacagacagacagacagacagacagacagacagacagacagacagacagtactatgataactgctttgtttctacacagacagacagacagtactatgataactgctttgtttctacacagacagacagacagacagtactatgataactgctttgtttctacacagacagacagacagtactatgataactgctttgtttctacacagacagacagacagtactatgataactgctttgtttctacacagagacagacagacagtactatgataactgctttgtttctacacagacagacagacagtactatgataactgctttgtttctacacagacagacagacagtactatgataactgctttgtttctacacagagacagacagacagtactatgataactgctttgtttctacacagagacagacagacagtactatgataactgctttgtttctacacagacagacagacagacagtactatgataactgctttgtttctacacagagacagacagacagtactatgataactgctttgtttctacacagacagacagacagacagtactatgataactgctttgttcctacacagacagacagacagacagtactatgataactgctttttttctaaacagacagacagacagacagacagtactatgataactgctttgtttctacacagagacagacagacagtactatgataactgctttgtttctacacagagacagacagacagtactatgataactgctttgtttctacacagagacagacagacagtactatgataactgctttgtttctacacagagacagacagacagtactatgataactgctttgtttctacacagacagacagacagtactatgataactgctttgtttctacacagacagacagacagacagacagtactatgataactgctttgtttctaaacagacagacagacagacagacagtactatgataactgctttgtttctacacagacagacagacagacagtactatgataactgctttgtttctaaacagacagacagacagacagtactatgataactgctttgtttctacacagagacagacagacagacatgtgttTTGCGCTGACAGATCACATCTAAGATGAAAATAGAAGTGGATAAGATCATCACTGAATATGGAACAAACCCTGACAATCAACGACATTGGAAGCTTCTGGATAATGTACAGCgctatgtatgtatgtttgtatgtttgtatgtatgtatgtatgtatgtatgtatgtatgtatgtatgtatgtatgtatgtatgtatgtatgtatgtatgtatgtatgtatgtatgtatgtatgtatgtatgtatgtatgtatgtatgtatgtatgtatgtgtgtatgtgtgtatgtgtgtgtgtgtgtgtgtgtgtgtgtgtgtgtgtgtgtgtgtgtgtgtgtgtgtgtgtgtgtgtgtgtgtgtgtgtgtgtgtgtgtgtgtgtgtgtgcgtgcgtgcgtgcgtgcgtgcgtgcgtgcatgtatgtATGACAGCAATTGTGAAATATGGTCCACATCAAAAGCGAAGATGAGGAGAGACCAAACTgaccagttgtgtgtgtgtgtgtgtgtgtgtaggggcacTGCTGTGGTATGCAGAGTCCTAATGACTGGCAGAGCAACATGTTCATTAAGAACAACAGTCTGATAGAGGTGTATCCCTGTTCCTGTTTCAACACCACGGACTGTCCTCCCATCTCAGGATTCAGCACACTGCTGTTTGGAAATGGAAGTGAAACACAGATCCATCCACAggtactttctctctctctctctctctctctctctctctctctctctctctctctctctctctctctatatatatatatatatatatatatatatatatctctctctctctctatatatatatatatatatatatatatatctctctctctctctatatatatatatatatatatatctctctctctctctctctctctctctctctctctctctctctctctctcactctctctctcgcactctctcgcactctctctctctcgctgttatgcaggtgaatgaggacccaaaagcgacttggcgaaaacagagtctttaatccagtaaagtaaatctacaatcataaagcataattccactcgtaatgacgagaacagactggagactcgatcatgaactgcaggttgcctcgggaaggcacttgaacgtagcagactcagacacctgctcaccacgcagcatctgagggaaacacgacacgacagggcgatacacagacacagcacggtgaacaatagacaaggatccgacagggcagaaacggaaaacaaggggagaaatagggactctaatcagggaaaaagatagggaacaggtgtgggaagactaaatgattgattaggggaataggaacagctgggagcaggaacggaacgatagagagaagag
Encoded proteins:
- the LOC124019716 gene encoding CD82 antigen-like, which translates into the protein MKVDDKFQILKFFAAVFNSVFLILGLCIFGCAVWILFDKDNFIAILSSVEVKTVAGGLFIIGLVVVGVTILGCMGAQLENRCFLLLYMGFLICIILGQLFVTFIILLNHGKITSKMKIEVDKIITEYGTNPDNQRHWKLLDNVQRYGHCCGMQSPNDWQSNMFIKNNSLIEVYPCSCFNTTDCPPISGFSTLLFGNGSETQIHPQRCVDIITNWLKENTLTIVGMEVGLLISQVLQFIVAVYLYQTVGQKVKLRNVSQLILSEDHCEPNPDYLDDPDYSDQNHAYPKPNQAYAHTNLAYPEEILAYPDDRHPAYSGPNHSYHR